The window ACTGCCTGGTTGAACGAAAGGAAAGGGCTGACGAATTCAATGAAATCAGAGTCAACCGAAATGCCATTTACACCTGCCGCACTTGAACCCAGGACAGGGTTCTTCACCGCCTTGATGGAAACAAATTCACGATAAGGATAAACGATCAGCAAGGGGGAAAGGGAGGGTTTCCGCGCTATCAAACCTGAACCGCCGATGTACCCGCCTCTATTGAAAACTACCTGGTTGGCATTGCCATTCAAGACAGAGAATATTTCCTGTCCGGCAAATCCGGCCAAACTATCATTGAGGGGAATAACATTCAGTTGCCGCTTCTGGGAGTAGGCGAAATCCTTTACTTCATTCCACAAGGTCTGGGGAACCTTTTCCACTTCAACGATCTTCTCTCTTGTACAGGAGGCCAACAGGATGGCAGCCAAAATGAGCAGGGTTTGGTTAAGGTTTGGTTTCATAGGCTAAAAATAAACCGCCCATAAAAAGCCGTTAACTCCTCCCATAAAGGTTCACGTAGCTTTAACAAATCAGGGTACACGGTAGCCACAGAATGACCCCAGGCTACCAACTCAATCAATCACTTTTCGCCAATGGATCTATTCAGGCACTTTCTCCGCCGCCAGTACAGTATCATGCATGCGCTTCAGGAAACCATGGATCGTTTTCATATCGCGCATATCATCTACCACCAACAGGAAGTTTTTACCGGTTTGCTTCAGGCGGGCCTTATTGGTATGGGTCTGCAGGTAGCCCAGGATCCCATGGAACAGTTCCGATTCGAAATAGGGTGAATCGTGCTTGTTGATGAAGAAGCATTTCAGCACCTCATCACGCAAGAGCAGTTTCTCAAACCCAAGCGCCACACTCAGTTTGCGGATCCTGACCGTATCGAAGAGGTCTTCCACCTGTTGCGGTATAGGGCCGAAACGGTCCCCTAACTCCTGGTGGAAGGCCAATAATTCCTCTTCTGACTCACAGTTATCCAGGCGCTGATAAAGGGTCAGCCTTTCGGTAATGCTTTCCACATAACTATCCGGGATCAGTATTTCCAGGTCAGTATCAATGGTGCAGTCCTGCACATAATCTTCCTGGCGCGAGATCTCCTCCTTGAACAATTCCCGGAAGGAGGTGCGCTTCAATTCGCGGATGGCTTCCTGCAGGATCTTCTGGTACATCTCAAACCCGATCTCTGCCATGAAACCACTTTGTTCGCCACCCAGCAGGTTCCCTGCCCCGCGGATATCGAGGTCACGCATTGCGATCTGGAAACCGCTTCCCAACTCGCTATGCTGCTCAAGTGTTTGTAAGCGTTTGCGCGAATCCGTTGGCAGGGTGCTCATTGGCGGTGCCAGCAGGTAGCAGAATGCTTTCTTATTGCTGCGGCCTACCCTTCCCCTCAACTGGTGCAGGTCACTCAATCCAAACTGGTGGGCATTGTTGACGATGATGGTGTTCACATTCGGGATATCCACCCCGCTCTCCACGATATTCGTACATACGAGCACGTCATACTTCTTATCAATGAAATCAAGGATTCGCTCTTCCAGCACATGTCCCTCCATCTGGCCATGCGCATAGCCAATGCTCAGGTCAGGACAATGGCTCTGGATGATGGCAGCCATCTCGGCAAGGCCGGCGATCCGGTTATGGATAAAGAAGACCTGCCCTCCCCTTTCCGTTTCAAAATAAATGGCATCGCGGATAACATCCTCATTATAGACCGCCACTTCAGTCTGGATCGGCTGACGGTTGGGCGGAGGCGTATTGATGATGCTAAGGTCCCTTGCCCCCATCAGGCTGAACTGCAGGGTTCTTGGGATAGGCGTTGCCGTTAGGGTGAGGCAGTCCACATTGGTCCTGAGTGTCTTGATCTTCTCCTTATGTGCCACACCAAATTTCTGCTCTTCATCAATGATCAGAATGCCAAGGTCTTTGAACTTCACCTCCTTTCCCAGCAAGGCATGCGTACCCACTATGATATCGATCTTTCCTTCTTCCAGTTTCTTGAGTGTCTCCTTCTTTTCCCTGGAACTCTTGAAACGGTTCACATAGTCCACCGTAACAGGAAAGTCCTTCAACCTGTCCTTAAAAGTTTTATAGTGCTGGAAGGCAAGGATGGTAGTGGGCACCAATACTGCAGCCTGCTTTCCATCCACCACCGACTTGAATGCGGCACGGATGGCGATCTCAGTTTTACCAAAGCCCACATCACCGCAGACCAGCCTGTCCATTGGTGACGGAGATTCCATATCCTTCTTCACATCGGCGGTAGCCTTGCTTTGATCGGGCGTGTCTTCGTAAATGAATGATGCTTCCAGCTCAGTTTGCAGGTAGGTATCAGGGGTATGCTGGAAGCCGGTCTGGGCCTTCCTTTGCGCATAGAGCTTGATGAGGTCGAAGGCGATTTCCTTGACCTTGGTTTTGGTCTTTTCCTTCAACCTGGCCCAGGCATCACTGCCTAGTTTATTCACCTTGGGAACCGTCCCTTCCTTCCCTGTGTACTTGGATATCTTATGCAGGGAGTTGATGTTCACATAAAGGATATCACTGTCCTTGTAAATGATCCGCACCGCTTCCTGCATCCTGCCGTTCACGTCCAGCTTCTGCAATCCACTGTATACGCCCACTCCATGATCGATATGGGTTACATAATCCCCTGGTTGTAATTCCCTCAGGGTCCTCAGGGTAAGGGCCTTATTCTTGTTATAGGCTTGCTTGACCTTGTACTTATGGTAGCGCTGGAAGATCTGGTGGTCGGTATAACAGATCACCTTCAGTGATTCGTCAATGAACCCTCCATGGATGGCCACCGGTATGGGTGTAAAATGAATAGCAACTTTCAGGTCCTCAAATATGCTGTGCAGCCTTTCCAATTGCTTGGGATTCTCGGCAAACAGGAAGAGCTGGAATTGCTGCTTCTCCCATTGCTGCAGGTCCTTCATCAGGAGTTCAAACTGCCTGTTGAAAGCGGGCTGGGGCTTTGTTTGGAACCCGATCTCGGTTACCACACCACCAGGGAAGCTCGCCGTTCCTTCCATCTCCACAACATGACGCCCCTTTAACTGATCTTCCAGTTCACTGGCCTTCATGAATTCATGGGCCTTCACTTCCTTCTTCTGCAGGCGGTCCTCCTCTTCTTCCTCCCTGGGTGAATAATCCTGATTCCTTTCCAGGAACTGGCCCAGGTCCTCTTCCTGCAATTCCAACCGCTCCTTTACGAAGTCCCAGTTATTCATCCATACCACCGTATTCTCTGGCAGGAAGTCGAACAGGGATATCGTGGCTTCATCCGTAAATTCTGTCTGCAGGTTGGGAATGATATTCACCTGCAACAATTTCTTTTCGCTCAACTGGGTCTCGGGATCGAAGAGCCGGATGCTATCCACATCATTACCGAACAGTTCAATGCGGTAGGGTTTCTCATTACCAAATGAATAGATATCAAGTATCCCTCCCCTCACCGCGAACTGGCCGGGTTCATACACAAAATCAGTTCTCTTGAAACCCGCATCCACCAACTGTTCCATCAACTTATAGGTATCCAGCACATCATTGACCTTGATACGGATGATATTGCCTGATAAAGTGTTGGCCGGCACTACTTTTTCAAACAATGCTTCCGGGTAGGTTACCACCAGCTTCTTATTCCCCCCGGCACTCAGGCGGGTAAGGGTTTCGGTCCTGAGCATCACGTGGCTGCTGTTCAGGAGCCTGAAATTCTTCTTGTTCTTGAAGGAAGAAGGGAAATAGAAAAGGTCCAGCGCGCCGGTAAGGTTTTCGAGCGTATTGTGGAAATAGGCCGCATCCTCCGCATCATCCATGATGATCACATGGTTGAGTTGGTCGCTTATCTTATGCCTGAAGACAGCAGTAACCAGGAATTCGGGGGAGCTTCCTGAGAGTTGCTTCAGTACCAGGTGTTGGGGTTGGGACAAAGTAAGCCTGTCCGCCATTTGGAAAAGGCGGGGGTCATTAATATACAGATCCAGTAAATGTTCCAGGTTCATCACAAATAGCCTTGCAGCGGGTAAAGGTCGGTATTTTTGGTTTTTCGGGAGGCCGATTTTTAAACAGTCCATTTCCATCCTTGCACATTTTCCTTAAATTGTGTGAACCCCTTGAAAAACATAGCTGTTTATATTATACATAAGCCCCTTTATGAAACAAAGATTCTTATCCCTCGCCGGGATAGTTGTGGTCCTCGGTTGTGCATTCCTGTTAATCAAACAAGGAGATTCCCCCCGTACAAGGTTGATTAAGGTTTATATTGGTGAGGAAGATGACGAGACAGAAGAGGAAAAAGAAGCGCGTAAGGCCATGTTCGTTAAGGAACGTGCGCTCTATGAATATGACATGATCAGGGATGGCGCTACCGGTGAAGTACCGAAAGGAATATTTGAGCGGGAACTGCAGCAGGCCTCGAGGATCCCGGTGAAGGAAGCCTCCCCCTCAGGAAGGCTGGAACCCTTGATCAACAATACCTACCGCCCAGCCGGTCCATTGAATATTGGCGGCCGCACCAGGGCTGTAGCCTATGATAAAAGATTTGGCACCGGTACCAACAGGGTGATCATTGCGGGTGCAGTGAGTGGCGGCCTCTTCCGTTCCATTGATGGCGGTGGCAACTGGACCAGGGTAACGCCCAATGGGGAGATCCATAACGTTACGGCTTTGGCCCAGGACCCCAGGGCAGGCTTTGAGAATACCTGGTATGCCGGCGGCGGTGAGCCGATCGGTAACTCTGCCTCCCCCTCCGCGGGCGGTGCTTTCTATTATGGGTATGGGCTGATGAAGTCTACCGACAACGGTGCCACCTGGCAAAGGATCGCCAGCACTTTCAACGGGGCATTGGAATTATTTGATGACCCATTTGATATCGTCCATAAGA is drawn from Flavihumibacter rivuli and contains these coding sequences:
- the mfd gene encoding transcription-repair coupling factor, giving the protein MNLEHLLDLYINDPRLFQMADRLTLSQPQHLVLKQLSGSSPEFLVTAVFRHKISDQLNHVIIMDDAEDAAYFHNTLENLTGALDLFYFPSSFKNKKNFRLLNSSHVMLRTETLTRLSAGGNKKLVVTYPEALFEKVVPANTLSGNIIRIKVNDVLDTYKLMEQLVDAGFKRTDFVYEPGQFAVRGGILDIYSFGNEKPYRIELFGNDVDSIRLFDPETQLSEKKLLQVNIIPNLQTEFTDEATISLFDFLPENTVVWMNNWDFVKERLELQEEDLGQFLERNQDYSPREEEEEDRLQKKEVKAHEFMKASELEDQLKGRHVVEMEGTASFPGGVVTEIGFQTKPQPAFNRQFELLMKDLQQWEKQQFQLFLFAENPKQLERLHSIFEDLKVAIHFTPIPVAIHGGFIDESLKVICYTDHQIFQRYHKYKVKQAYNKNKALTLRTLRELQPGDYVTHIDHGVGVYSGLQKLDVNGRMQEAVRIIYKDSDILYVNINSLHKISKYTGKEGTVPKVNKLGSDAWARLKEKTKTKVKEIAFDLIKLYAQRKAQTGFQHTPDTYLQTELEASFIYEDTPDQSKATADVKKDMESPSPMDRLVCGDVGFGKTEIAIRAAFKSVVDGKQAAVLVPTTILAFQHYKTFKDRLKDFPVTVDYVNRFKSSREKKETLKKLEEGKIDIIVGTHALLGKEVKFKDLGILIIDEEQKFGVAHKEKIKTLRTNVDCLTLTATPIPRTLQFSLMGARDLSIINTPPPNRQPIQTEVAVYNEDVIRDAIYFETERGGQVFFIHNRIAGLAEMAAIIQSHCPDLSIGYAHGQMEGHVLEERILDFIDKKYDVLVCTNIVESGVDIPNVNTIIVNNAHQFGLSDLHQLRGRVGRSNKKAFCYLLAPPMSTLPTDSRKRLQTLEQHSELGSGFQIAMRDLDIRGAGNLLGGEQSGFMAEIGFEMYQKILQEAIRELKRTSFRELFKEEISRQEDYVQDCTIDTDLEILIPDSYVESITERLTLYQRLDNCESEEELLAFHQELGDRFGPIPQQVEDLFDTVRIRKLSVALGFEKLLLRDEVLKCFFINKHDSPYFESELFHGILGYLQTHTNKARLKQTGKNFLLVVDDMRDMKTIHGFLKRMHDTVLAAEKVPE